A DNA window from Nocardioides ginsengisegetis contains the following coding sequences:
- a CDS encoding DUF6221 family protein, which produces ESVAREAHYDGQRWVPEEEAVVAADRDLDPLLYLDRKRDARHAANWSPARVLAECEAKRQIIEEHRNPEGTEWCLRCVEHDGEDTPYPCPTLRALATTIYTDHPDYRDEWRP; this is translated from the coding sequence GAGAGTGTGGCGCGCGAGGCCCACTACGACGGGCAACGCTGGGTTCCCGAAGAGGAGGCCGTTGTCGCTGCGGACCGCGACCTTGATCCGCTGCTGTACCTCGACCGCAAGCGCGACGCTCGCCACGCGGCCAACTGGTCGCCCGCCCGTGTGCTGGCCGAGTGCGAGGCCAAGCGGCAGATCATTGAGGAGCACCGGAACCCCGAGGGGACCGAATGGTGCTTGCGATGCGTAGAGCACGACGGCGAGGACACCCCCTATCCATGCCCGACTCTTCGCGCCCTGGCCACCACCATCTACACGGACCACCCGGACTACCGCGACGAGTGGCGCCCGTGA
- a CDS encoding recombinase family protein yields MKVAIYCRISQDNTGEGLGVSRQLEDCAALAEQLGWEVVEVYTDNDISAMSSKPRPAYRRMLADCDAGHIEGIVAWHADRMYRKATDLGELVDVCKRNNVQIATVKAGTIDLTTPTGRLVAGLLAQVATYEGEAKSDRWKRSIRQRREAGAAPFSRSRLFGYERDTAINEPEAEHVRWMAAEILDGRSMNSLARELNERGILTTEGNTWSTQSLRRLLLNPRIAGFATLGRREERVNSKGERVGRRVIDIVGKGQWKPILDDATWEGVRATLTARADTRPTPPRVALLPGLVYCHCGARMVTGSRMTKRKGVLSRTYRCDHTPGAKGCGKLSVQAEPVEEVVEALARKLLADPSVRARLDGLRSEPGPKRHEVAELELRIAELKRQLDEPGTPVATLLRAIDRAKERQEALLRELGAVAHPSIPADIASWPSDLRRRRALVDLVVERVHIMPSETPGLFDPKRVVVDPR; encoded by the coding sequence GTGAAGGTCGCCATCTACTGCCGCATCTCGCAGGACAACACTGGCGAAGGGCTCGGCGTCTCCCGCCAACTCGAGGACTGCGCCGCACTCGCCGAGCAACTCGGCTGGGAAGTCGTCGAGGTCTACACCGACAACGACATCAGCGCCATGAGCAGCAAGCCGCGCCCCGCCTACCGTCGGATGCTCGCCGACTGCGACGCCGGCCACATCGAAGGCATCGTCGCCTGGCACGCCGACCGCATGTACCGCAAAGCCACAGACCTCGGCGAACTCGTAGACGTCTGCAAGCGCAACAACGTCCAGATCGCCACCGTCAAGGCCGGCACCATCGACCTCACCACCCCAACCGGCCGCCTCGTCGCCGGGCTACTCGCACAAGTCGCCACCTACGAGGGCGAGGCCAAGTCCGACCGCTGGAAGCGCAGCATCAGACAGCGTCGCGAGGCTGGCGCCGCACCCTTCTCCCGGTCTCGCCTCTTCGGCTACGAGCGTGACACCGCCATCAACGAGCCCGAGGCCGAGCACGTCCGCTGGATGGCCGCCGAAATCCTCGACGGCCGATCCATGAACAGCCTCGCCAGGGAACTCAATGAACGCGGCATCCTCACCACCGAGGGCAACACCTGGTCAACCCAGTCCCTCCGCAGGCTGCTACTGAATCCCCGCATCGCCGGATTCGCCACCCTCGGCCGCCGCGAGGAGAGAGTAAACAGCAAGGGCGAGCGAGTCGGCCGCCGCGTCATCGACATCGTCGGCAAGGGTCAATGGAAGCCGATCCTCGACGACGCCACCTGGGAGGGCGTCCGCGCCACCCTCACCGCGCGCGCCGACACTCGACCAACCCCGCCGCGGGTCGCACTCCTCCCCGGCCTCGTCTACTGCCACTGCGGCGCACGCATGGTAACCGGCTCACGGATGACCAAACGCAAGGGCGTCCTGTCCCGCACCTACCGCTGCGACCACACCCCCGGCGCGAAAGGCTGTGGGAAACTATCCGTGCAAGCCGAACCCGTCGAGGAAGTCGTCGAGGCCTTGGCGCGGAAGCTGCTAGCCGACCCCAGTGTGCGCGCTCGACTCGATGGACTCCGCAGTGAGCCAGGCCCCAAGCGCCACGAAGTAGCCGAGCTCGAGTTGCGCATCGCCGAACTCAAGCGGCAACTCGACGAACCCGGCACCCCCGTCGCCACACTCCTCCGCGCCATCGACCGCGCCAAGGAGCGCCAAGAGGCACTCTTGCGGGAACTCGGTGCCGTTGCGCACCCATCCATCCCTGCGGACATCGCCTCGTGGCCCAGCGACCTACGCAGACGCCGCGCCCTGGTGGACCTCGTCGTCGAGCGCGTCCACATCATGCCCTCGGAGACGCCAGGCCTGTTCGACCCCAAGCGGGTTGTGGTCGACCCGCGCTAG
- a CDS encoding CopG family transcriptional regulator — MAREDWVPIRTVRVPDELWEAAQRAASDRGESVAEVIRRALEQYVRSWPSN; from the coding sequence GTGGCGCGCGAGGATTGGGTCCCCATCAGGACCGTGCGCGTGCCGGATGAGTTGTGGGAGGCCGCCCAGCGCGCGGCGTCAGACCGCGGCGAGTCCGTAGCCGAGGTCATCCGCCGCGCGCTGGAGCAGTACGTCCGATCTTGGCCCAGCAACTAG
- a CDS encoding helix-turn-helix transcriptional regulator, translated as METVGQRIKRLREQKRWTQGDLALRLDVTSKTVGNWENGRNDPRSSIGALEKVFGQSLTDGLDAPAEERDAVEEAVRRSRLIGWRQNDVITTYQRHLYEQDEAEGRRSG; from the coding sequence ATGGAAACGGTGGGTCAGAGGATCAAGCGACTGCGGGAGCAGAAGCGGTGGACGCAGGGCGATCTCGCTCTGCGCCTCGACGTCACCTCGAAGACGGTCGGCAACTGGGAGAACGGGCGCAATGACCCGCGCAGCTCGATCGGCGCGCTCGAGAAGGTGTTCGGGCAGTCGCTCACCGACGGGCTTGACGCGCCGGCCGAGGAGCGTGACGCGGTCGAGGAGGCCGTGCGTCGGTCCAGGTTGATCGGGTGGCGTCAGAACGACGTCATCACCACATACCAGCGCCACCTGTACGAGCAGGACGAGGCCGAGGGGAGGCGTTCCGGATGA